A DNA window from Pseudomonas wuhanensis contains the following coding sequences:
- a CDS encoding Hsp20/alpha crystallin family protein, producing MSNSVKKVPVHTEAKTALRPKTNDLMRPFEKLRQQVDHLFEDFSLGSGLSLFNRGLFDVEPLWGRELIGQSMPAVDIVEKDKSFEITAELPGMDQKNIEIKLSNGSLIIKGEKQEEKEEKKKGYYLSERSYGSFERMFNLPKEVDADKIEASYSKGVLSISLPKKPEALKADKVVPIKGS from the coding sequence ATGAGCAACTCCGTGAAGAAAGTACCCGTTCATACCGAAGCGAAAACCGCTCTGCGCCCAAAGACAAATGATCTGATGCGCCCCTTCGAAAAGCTTCGGCAACAGGTCGACCATCTGTTCGAAGACTTCAGTCTTGGCTCAGGATTGTCGCTGTTCAACCGTGGACTGTTCGATGTCGAACCCTTGTGGGGTCGGGAATTGATCGGTCAGAGCATGCCTGCAGTAGACATCGTCGAGAAAGATAAAAGCTTCGAAATCACTGCCGAACTACCCGGCATGGATCAGAAGAACATTGAGATCAAGCTGTCCAATGGCAGCCTGATAATCAAAGGGGAAAAACAAGAAGAGAAAGAGGAAAAAAAGAAAGGCTACTATCTTAGCGAACGTAGCTATGGCTCCTTCGAACGGATGTTCAACCTGCCCAAAGAGGTGGATGCCGATAAGATCGAAGCCAGTTACAGCAAAGGCGTACTGAGCATCTCGTTGCCAAAAAAACCTGAAGCACTGAAGGCTGACAAGGTCGTGCCGATCAAAGGCAGCTAA